The Vitis riparia cultivar Riparia Gloire de Montpellier isolate 1030 chromosome 3, EGFV_Vit.rip_1.0, whole genome shotgun sequence genome includes a region encoding these proteins:
- the LOC117908810 gene encoding uncharacterized protein LOC117908810 has protein sequence MAPPPGPYSGTSTLALVARVSAFSAGLVYGSIKLKYLKSKAKSQKKAEAKSHH, from the exons ATGGCGCCTCCTCCAGGACCGTATTCCGGTACCAGCACCCTTGCTTTG GTCGCTCGTGTTTCCGCATTCTCTGCGGGTCTGGTTTACGGGAGCATTAAGCTCAAGTACCTCAAGTCCAAG GCAAAGTCTCAGAAGAAAGCTGAAGCAAAGTCTCATCACTGA